A window from Anoplolepis gracilipes chromosome 15, ASM4749672v1, whole genome shotgun sequence encodes these proteins:
- the Cycb3 gene encoding G2/mitotic-specific cyclin-B3 isoform X1, producing the protein MTDRRIELSKRKKEQKYQSFTKMAPPKVLLGQNRQISTTSLRKGMTTRSQNALLTNVVKQSISRDTRTKRKAEASPPKEKTVKRSAFTNITNAITSLGGQSHITKKMITHVKPVVVDKPTDINVAKVIPVKSKPLPRIKPIIKKDDKMEISNKIVNIRHSTDLEKSEDNSLYVSALEDVTESLKKTRRSSNKVDENEKKIEDEKSESTSSMSKKKLTATQLITVPVRELPKDVQWDFDIENWLDPFQVSQYAMDIFEYLKERERLFRIADYMERQVCLSRWMRALLIDWMVEVQESFELNHETLYLAVKLVDLYLTKVTVGKETLQLLGAASLFIASKFDERIPPMVEDFLYICDGAYTQRELIRMEANVLRVVNFDLGIPLSYRFLRRYARCAKVSMPTLTLARYILEYSLMDYSMVTFSDSKVAAAALLLALLMKDLGGWTSTLEYYSGYNLDDIKDICNLLNQCLHKKHKETLMTVRNKYSHKIFFEVAKLPLKETLDI; encoded by the exons ATGACCGATCGAAGAATC gAATTAagtaagagaaaaaaggaaCAAAAGTAccaaagttttacaaaaatggcACCTCCAAAAGTATTACTTGGACAAAATAGACAAATCAGCACTACAAGCCTAAGAAAAGGAATGACAACCAGGAGTCAAAATGCTTTACTAACCAATGTAGTAAAACAATCTATCAGCAGAGATACTCGTACTAAGCGGAAGGCAGAAGCTTCACCACCTAAGGAAAAGACAGTCAAAAGATCTGCTTTTACAAACATTACTAAT GCCATTACATCATTGGGAGGACAGAgtcatataacaaaaaaaatgattactcATGTAAAACCAGTTGTAGTAGACAAGCCTACAGATATTAATGTCGCAAAAGTTATACCAGTAAAATCGAAACCATTACCTCGTATTAAACCCATTATTAAAAAGGACGATAAAATGGAAATTTCCAACAAGATTGTAAATATTAGACACAGCACGGATTTAGAGAAGTCAGAAGACAATTCACTGTATGTTAGTGCTTTAGAAGATGTTACAGAGAGTCTGAAGAAGACTCGTAGGAGCAGCAATAAG GTTGAtgagaatgagaaaaaaatcgaggACGAAAAAAGTGAATCTACGTCTTCTATGAGTAAGAAGAAATTGACCGCCACCCAATTGATCACCGTGCCCGTAAGGGAACTACCCAAAGACGTGCAATGGGACTTTGACATCGAGAATTGGCTAGATCCATTCCAAGTATCGCAATATGCGATGGATATCTTTGAATATCTAAAAGAACGAGAGCGATTATTTCGCATCGCCGATTACATGGAGCGACAAGTATGCCTGTCGCGGTGGATGAGAGCGCTGCTGATCGACTGGATGGTCGAGGTACAGGAATCCTTCGAGCTTAATCACGAGACTCTCTATCTGGCCGTGAAATTGGTCGACCTCTATCTGACGAAGGTGACGGTCGGCAAGGAGACTCTACAGTTGCTTGGCGCTGCGAGCCTTTTTATAGCGAGTAAATTTGAT gaaAGGATACCACCCATGGTGGAagattttttgtacatatgtGATGGCGCTTACACACAGAGGGAACTCATCAGGATGGAAGCAAATGTCTTAAGAGTAGTCAATTTTGACCTAGGAATACCTCTTTCTTACAGGTTTCTTCGACGATACGCTAGA TGTGCCAAGGTGTCTATGCCGACGTTAACTCTGGCTCGATACATATTGGAGTATTCGTTAATGGATTACTCGATGGTCACGTTCAGCGATAGTAAAGTTGCGGCGGCAGCATTACTACTAGCATTGTTAATGAAAGACCTGGGAGGATGGACTTCAACGTTAGAATATTATAGCGGTTACAACCTTGACGACATAAAAGATATCTGTAATCTTTTGAATCAGTGCCTGCATAAGAAACATAAAGAAACACTAATGACCGTTCGCAACAAATACAGCCATAa GATTTTCTTCGAAGTAGCAAAGCTGCCATTAAAAGAAACTTTAGATATATag
- the Cycb3 gene encoding G2/mitotic-specific cyclin-B3 isoform X2, translated as MAPPKVLLGQNRQISTTSLRKGMTTRSQNALLTNVVKQSISRDTRTKRKAEASPPKEKTVKRSAFTNITNAITSLGGQSHITKKMITHVKPVVVDKPTDINVAKVIPVKSKPLPRIKPIIKKDDKMEISNKIVNIRHSTDLEKSEDNSLYVSALEDVTESLKKTRRSSNKVDENEKKIEDEKSESTSSMSKKKLTATQLITVPVRELPKDVQWDFDIENWLDPFQVSQYAMDIFEYLKERERLFRIADYMERQVCLSRWMRALLIDWMVEVQESFELNHETLYLAVKLVDLYLTKVTVGKETLQLLGAASLFIASKFDERIPPMVEDFLYICDGAYTQRELIRMEANVLRVVNFDLGIPLSYRFLRRYARCAKVSMPTLTLARYILEYSLMDYSMVTFSDSKVAAAALLLALLMKDLGGWTSTLEYYSGYNLDDIKDICNLLNQCLHKKHKETLMTVRNKYSHKIFFEVAKLPLKETLDI; from the exons atggcACCTCCAAAAGTATTACTTGGACAAAATAGACAAATCAGCACTACAAGCCTAAGAAAAGGAATGACAACCAGGAGTCAAAATGCTTTACTAACCAATGTAGTAAAACAATCTATCAGCAGAGATACTCGTACTAAGCGGAAGGCAGAAGCTTCACCACCTAAGGAAAAGACAGTCAAAAGATCTGCTTTTACAAACATTACTAAT GCCATTACATCATTGGGAGGACAGAgtcatataacaaaaaaaatgattactcATGTAAAACCAGTTGTAGTAGACAAGCCTACAGATATTAATGTCGCAAAAGTTATACCAGTAAAATCGAAACCATTACCTCGTATTAAACCCATTATTAAAAAGGACGATAAAATGGAAATTTCCAACAAGATTGTAAATATTAGACACAGCACGGATTTAGAGAAGTCAGAAGACAATTCACTGTATGTTAGTGCTTTAGAAGATGTTACAGAGAGTCTGAAGAAGACTCGTAGGAGCAGCAATAAG GTTGAtgagaatgagaaaaaaatcgaggACGAAAAAAGTGAATCTACGTCTTCTATGAGTAAGAAGAAATTGACCGCCACCCAATTGATCACCGTGCCCGTAAGGGAACTACCCAAAGACGTGCAATGGGACTTTGACATCGAGAATTGGCTAGATCCATTCCAAGTATCGCAATATGCGATGGATATCTTTGAATATCTAAAAGAACGAGAGCGATTATTTCGCATCGCCGATTACATGGAGCGACAAGTATGCCTGTCGCGGTGGATGAGAGCGCTGCTGATCGACTGGATGGTCGAGGTACAGGAATCCTTCGAGCTTAATCACGAGACTCTCTATCTGGCCGTGAAATTGGTCGACCTCTATCTGACGAAGGTGACGGTCGGCAAGGAGACTCTACAGTTGCTTGGCGCTGCGAGCCTTTTTATAGCGAGTAAATTTGAT gaaAGGATACCACCCATGGTGGAagattttttgtacatatgtGATGGCGCTTACACACAGAGGGAACTCATCAGGATGGAAGCAAATGTCTTAAGAGTAGTCAATTTTGACCTAGGAATACCTCTTTCTTACAGGTTTCTTCGACGATACGCTAGA TGTGCCAAGGTGTCTATGCCGACGTTAACTCTGGCTCGATACATATTGGAGTATTCGTTAATGGATTACTCGATGGTCACGTTCAGCGATAGTAAAGTTGCGGCGGCAGCATTACTACTAGCATTGTTAATGAAAGACCTGGGAGGATGGACTTCAACGTTAGAATATTATAGCGGTTACAACCTTGACGACATAAAAGATATCTGTAATCTTTTGAATCAGTGCCTGCATAAGAAACATAAAGAAACACTAATGACCGTTCGCAACAAATACAGCCATAa GATTTTCTTCGAAGTAGCAAAGCTGCCATTAAAAGAAACTTTAGATATATag